In the Tautonia marina genome, one interval contains:
- a CDS encoding fumarylacetoacetate hydrolase family protein has translation MQLVKFLGPDSEHPAVGLISGDSVRPLRGSQRIATVLHAADPAAEVDRRLSPESEALPIASVRLLPPIDDHEIWAAGVTYIRSKVAREEESEQGGSFYDLVYSADRPELFFKATADRAVGHQAPIRVRSDTKWSVPEPELALVLDDTLRLVGLSIGNDVSARDIEGRNPLYLPQAKVYAGSCSLGPTVTLFSSLSNPSDLSITLDIHRNGSSVFSGTTSTSQLARSFDDLIHWLGLDQSFPDGVVLLTGTGIVPPDEFTLHPGDVVRITIEGLGTLENTVAAR, from the coding sequence ATGCAGCTTGTGAAATTTCTCGGACCTGACTCCGAACACCCCGCCGTCGGCCTGATTTCCGGCGATTCCGTCCGCCCTCTCCGCGGTTCCCAACGGATCGCCACCGTCCTGCACGCCGCTGACCCCGCCGCTGAGGTCGACCGCCGCCTCTCCCCGGAATCCGAGGCCCTGCCGATCGCCTCCGTCCGCCTCCTTCCCCCGATCGACGACCACGAGATCTGGGCCGCCGGCGTCACTTATATTCGCTCGAAGGTTGCCCGCGAGGAGGAATCGGAGCAGGGGGGCTCGTTCTACGACCTCGTCTACTCGGCCGACCGCCCCGAACTGTTCTTCAAGGCCACCGCCGACCGCGCCGTCGGCCACCAGGCCCCGATCCGCGTCCGCTCCGACACGAAATGGAGCGTCCCCGAGCCCGAGCTGGCCCTCGTGCTTGACGACACCCTCCGCCTCGTCGGCCTCTCGATCGGCAACGACGTTTCCGCCCGCGACATCGAAGGCCGCAACCCGCTCTATCTTCCCCAGGCCAAGGTTTACGCCGGGTCTTGCTCACTCGGCCCCACCGTCACCCTGTTTTCCAGCCTCTCCAACCCCTCCGATCTCTCGATTACCCTCGACATCCACCGCAACGGCTCCTCCGTCTTTTCCGGGACTACCTCGACCTCTCAGCTTGCCCGCTCGTTCGACGACCTGATCCACTGGCTCGGTCTCGACCAGTCGTTCCCCGACGGCGTCGTCCTGCTGACCGGCACCGGCATCGTCCCGCCGGACGAGTTCACCCTTCACCCTGGGGACGTGGTCCGGATCACCATTGAGGGCCTCGGCACCCTCGAAAACACGGTGGCCGCGCGGTGA